The following is a genomic window from Pseudomonas sp. FP2335.
GGGGTAATGGCTCACCAAGGCGACGATCCGTAACTGGTCTGAGAGGATGATCAGTCACACTGGAACTGAGACACGGTCCAGACTCCTACGGGAGGCAGCAGTGGGAATATTGGACAATGGGCGAAAGCCTGATCCAGCCATGCCGCGTGTGTGAAGAAGGTCTTCGGATTGTAAAGCACTTTAAGTTGGGAGGAAGGGCAGTTACCTAATACGTATCTGTTTTGACGTTACCGACAGAATAAGCACCGGCTAACTCTGTGCCAGCAGCCGCGGTAATACAGAGGGTGCAAGCGTTAATCGGAATTACTGGGCGTAAAGCGCGCGTAGGTGGTTTGTTAAGTTGGATGTGAAATCCCCGGGCTCAACCTGGAACTGCATTCAAAACTGACTGACTAGAGTATGGTAAGGGTGGTGGAATTTCCTGTGTAGCGGTGAAATGCGTAGATATAGGAAGGAACACCAGTGGCGAAGGCGACCACCTGGACTAATACTGACACTGAGGTGCGAAAGCGTGGGGAGCAAACAGGATTAGATACCCTGGTAGTCCACGCCGTAAACGATGTCAACTAGCCGTTGGAAGCCTTGAGCTTTTAGTGGCGCAGCTAACGCATTAAGTTGACCGCCTGGGGAGTACGGCCGCAAGGTTAAAACTCAAATGAATTGACGGGGGCCCGCACAAGCGGTGGAGCATGTGGTTTAATTCGAAGCAACGCGAAGAACCTTACCAGGCCTTGACATCCAATGAACTTTCCAGAGATGGATTGGTGCCTTCGGGAACATTGAGACAGGTGCTGCATGGCTGTCGTCAGCTCGTGTCGTGAGATGTTGGGTTAAGTCCCGTAACGAGCGCAACCCTTGTCCTTAGTTACCAGCACGTAATGGTGGGCACTCTAAGGAGACTGCCGGTGACAAACCGGAGGAAGGTGGGGATGACGTCAAGTCATCATGGCCCTTACGGCCTGGGCTACACACGTGCTACAATGGTCGGTACAGAGGGTTGCCAAGCCGCGAGGTGGAGCTAATCCCATAAAACCGATCGTAGTCCGGATCGCAGTCTGCAACTCGACTGCGTGAAGTCGGAATCGCTAGTAATCGCGAATCAGAATGTCGCGGTGAATACGTTCCCGGGCCTTGTACACACCGCCCGTCACACCATGGGAGTGGGTTGCACCAGAAGTAGCTAGTCTAACCTTCGGGAGGACGGTTACCACGGTGTGATTCATGACTGGGGTGAAGTCGTAACAAGGTAGCCGTAGGGGAACCTGCGGCTGGATCACCTCCTTAATCGACGACATCAGCTGCTCCATAAGTTCCCCACGAATTGCTTGATTCATTGAAGAAGACGATAAAGAAGCAGCCCGAAATTGGGTCTGTAGCTCAGTTGGTTAGAGCGCACCCCTGATAAGGGTGAGGTCGGCAGTTCGAATCTGCCCAGACCCACCAATTTTGTGTGGGAAACGCCTGTAGAAATACGGGGCCATAGCTCAGCTGGGAGAGCGCCTGCCTTGCACGCAGGAGGTCAACGGTTCGATCCCGTTTGGCTCCACCACTACTGCTTCTGTTTGTTGAAAGCTTAGAAATGAGCATTCCATCGTGACGATGGTGAATGTTGATTTCTAGTCTTTGATTAGATCGTTCTTTAAAAATTTGGGTATGTGATAGAAAGATAGACTGAACGTTACTTTCACTGGTAACGGATCAGGCTAAGGTAAAATTTGTGAGTTCTCTTAGTTGAGAAATTCGAATTTTCGGCGAATGTTGTCTTCACAGTATAACCAGATTGCTTGGGGTTATATGGTCAAGTGAAGAAGCGCATACGGTGGATGCCTTGGCAGTCAGAGGCGATGAAAGACGTGGTAGCCTGCGAAAAGCTTCGGGGAGTCGGCAAACAGACTTTGATCCGGAGATGTCTGAATGGGGGAACCCAGCCATCATAAGATGGTTATCTTGTACTGAATACATAGGTGCAAGAAGCGAACCAGGGGAACTGAAACATCTAAGTACCCTGAGGAAAAGAAATCAACCGAGATTCCCTTAGTAGTGGCGAGCGAACGGGGACTAGCCCTTAAGTGGCTTTGAGATTAGCGGAACGCTCTGGAAAGTGCGGCCATAGTGGGTGATAGCCCTGTACGCGAAAATCTCTTAGTCATGAAATCGAGTAGGACGGAGCACGAGAAACTTTGTCTGAATATGGGGGGACCATCCTCCAAGGCTAAATACTACTGACTGACCGATAGTGAACTAGTACCGTGAGGGAAAGGCGAAAAGAACCCCGGAGAGGGGAGTGAAATAGATCCTGAAACCGTATGCGTACAAGCAGTGGGAGCAGACTTTGTTCTGTGACTGCGTACCTTTTGTATAATGGGTCAGCGACTTATTTTCAGTGGCGAGCTTAACCGAATAGGGGAGGCGTAGCGAAAGCGAGTCTTAATAGGGCGTCTAGTCGCTGGGAATAGACCCGAAACCGGGCGATCTATCCATGGGCAGGTTGAAGGTTGGGTAACACTAACTGGAGGACCGAACCGACTACCGTTGAAAAGTTAGCGGATGACCTGTGGATCGGAGTGAAAGGCTAATCAAGCTCGGAGATAGCTGGTTCTCCTCGAAAGCTATTTAGGTAGCGCCTCATGTATCACTGTAGGGGGTAGAGCACTGTTTCGGCTAGGGGGTCATCCCGACTTACCAAACCGATGCAAACTCCGAATACCTACAAGTGCCGAGCATGGGAGACACACGGCGGGTGCTAACGTCCGTCGTGAAAAGGGAAACAACCCAGACCGTCAGCTAAGGTCCCAAAGTTATGGTTAAGTGGGAAACGATGTGGGAAGGCTTAGACAGCTAGGAGGTTGGCTTAGAAGCAGCCACCCTTTAAAGAAAGCGTAATAGCTCACTAGTCGAGTCGGCCTGCGCGGAAGATGTAACGGGGCTCAAACCATACACCGAAGCTACGGGTATCACGTAAGTGATGCGGTAGAGGAGCGTTCTGTAAGCCTGTGAAGGTGAGTTGAGAAGCTTGCTGGAGGTATCAGAAGTGCGAATGCTGACATGAGTAACGACAATGGGTGTGAAAAACACCCACGCCGAAAGACCAAGGTTTCCTGCGCAACGTTAATCGACGCAGGGTTAGTCGGTCCCTAAGGCGAGGCTGAAAAGCGTAGTCGATGGAAAACAGGTTAATATTCCTGTACTTCTGGTTATTGCGATGGAGGGACGGAGAAGGCTAGGCCAGCTTGGCGTTGGTTGTCCAAGTTTAAGGTGGTAGGCTGAGATCTTAGGTAAATCCGGGATCTTAAGGCCGAGAGCTGATGACGAGTTACCTTTTAGGTAACGAAGTGGTTGATGCCATGCTTCCAAGAAAAGCTTCTAAGCTTCAGGTAACCAGGAACCGTACCCCAAACCGACACAGGTGGTTGGGTAGAGAATACCAAGGCGCTTGAGAGAACTCGGGTGAAGGAACTAGGCAAAATGGCACCGTAACTTCGGGAGAAGGTGCGCCGGTGAGGGTGAAGGACTTGCTCCGTAAGCTCATGCCGGTCGAAGATACCAGGCCGCTGCGACTGTTTATTAAAAACACAGCACTCTGCAAACACGAAAGTGGACGTATAGGGTGTGACGCCTGCCCGGTGCCGGAAGGTTAATTGATGGGGTTAGCTAACGCGAAGCTCTTGATCGAAGCCCCGGTAAACGGCGGCCGTAACTATAACGGTCCTAAGGTAGCGAAATTCCTTGTCGGGTAAGTTCCGACCTGCACGAATGGCGTAACGATGGCGGCGCTGTCTCCACCCGAGACTCAGTGAAATTGAAATCGCTGTGAAGATGCAGTGTATCCGCGGCTAGACGGAAAGACCCCGTGAACCTTTACTATAGCTTTGCACTGGACTTTGAATTTGCTTGTGTAGGATAGGTGGGAGGCTTTGAAGCGTGGACGCCAGTTCGCGTGGAGCCATCCTTGAAATACCACCCTGGCAACTTTGAGGTTCTAACTCAGGTCCGTTATCCGGATCGAGGACAGTGTATGGTGGGTAGTTTGACTGGGGCGGTCTCCTCCTAAAGAGTAACGGAGGAGTACGAAGGTGCGCTCAGACCGGTCGGAAATCGGTCGTAGAGTATAAAGGCAAAAGCGCGCTTGACTGCGAGACAGACACGTCGAGCAGGTACGAAAGTAGGTCTTAGTGATCCGGTGGTTCTGTATGGAAGGGCCATCGCTCAACGGATAAAAGGTACTCCGGGGATAACAGGCTGATACCGCCCAAGAGTTCATATCGACGGCGGTGTTTGGCACCTCGATGTCGGCTCATCACATCCTGGGGCTGAAGCCGGTCCCAAGGGTATGGCTGTTCGCCATTTAAAGTGGTACGCGAGCTGGGTTTAGAACGTCGTGAGACAGTTCGGTCCCTATCTGCCGTGGACGTTTGAGATTTGAGAGGGGCTGCTCCTAGTACGAGAGGACCGGAGTGGACGAACCTCTGGTGTTCCGGTTGTCACGCCAGTGGCATTGCCGGGTAGCTATGTTCGGAATAGATAACCGCTGAAAGCATCTAAGCGGGAAACTAGCCTCAAGATGAGATCTCACTGGAACCTTGAGTTCCCTGAAGGGCCGTCGAAGACTACGACGTTGATAGGTTGGGTGTGTAAGCGCTGTGAGGCGTTGAGCTAACCAATACTAATTGCCCGTGAGGCTTGACCATATAACACCCAAGCAATTTGCGTCGAAAGGCCAGATTGCGGTGTGTGAAGACGAAATGAACCGAAAGTTCGACGCTCACAAAACACCGAAAGCTATCACATACCCAATTTGCTGAAGCGGGGCATACGCCACGACTCAGTACCCGAATTTCTTGACGACCATAGAGCATTGGAACCACCTGATCCCATCCCGAACTCAGCAGTGAAACGATGCATCGCCGATGGTAGTGTGGGGTTTCCCCATGTGAGAGTAGGTCATCGTCAAGATTAAATTCCAAAACCCCTGTTTGCTAACGCAAACAGGGGTTTTGTTTATGTAGAAGTCCATGAATTTCACTGGCACGTTGCTAACGCAACGGTCCGGTACACAGAATTTCTTGACGACCATAGAGCATTGGAACCACCTGATCCCATCCCGAACTCAGCAGTGAAACGATGCATCGCCGATGGTAGTGTGGGGTTTCCCCATGTGAGAGTAGGTCATCGTCAAGATTGAATTCCGAAACCCCTGTCTGCTAACGCAGACAGGGGTTTTGTCGTTTAAGGGCCTTGAACCGTAACGGATCAGAACTGATAGCTGACTGTAGCGCTCACATTGCGCTCTTCCCCCAGGTAACAGAAGTTCAGGCTGGCACACGACGCCACGTACGTCTCATTGGTCAGATTGTTGGCATTGATCCGTACATCCACGCCCTTCAATCCGATCTTGCCCAGGTCATACCCCACCGAAGCATCAAGCAAGGTATAGGACGGGACTTTCATCGTGTTTTCCGCATCCGCCCAGCTATAGCCCACATACCGCAAGCCGCCCCCGAGTCGCAATCCGTCCAGGGCTCCACTATTGAATGCGTAGTCAGCCCACACCGATGCCATGTGGCGAGGTGCCTGGGTCGGAGAGTTACCCTCGTTCTCGATCAGATTGTCAGCCGTACTCAAAGTACTCACCATCGACTTCGTGTATTTGATGTCAGTGAAGGTATAACTGCCCAACAGCTTCAGGTTTTCGCTCACTTGCATGTGTGCTTCCAACTCAAGCCCCTGCGAGCGAACAGCACCTACAGCACGATAGAAGTTCTCCTGCGGTAGTTTGGTCGCCAGATTCTCCTGATCGATGCGAAACCACGACGCGGTAAACAGGTTGTCTGTACCCGGCGGCTGATACTTCAGCCCCACCTCCCACTGCGTCCCGTCAGTAGGCGCCAACGGGTTACCTGTGCTATCGGAATAGGAGTTGGGATTGAAGGATTCGGAATAGCTGACGTAGGGCGCCAGGCCGTTATCAAACAGATACAACGCACCTGCACGCCCAGTCAGCTTGGTCCGTTTATCACTGATTTGCGTGCCTGCCGGCCGCCCGGTCTCAGCGACTCGGTTCTCGTCGGAAGTCTCTACCCAGTCCTGGCGCAGCCCGAGGGAAAACCGCCATTTATCCATTTCGACCAAGTCTTGCAGATAGACACCGGTCTGCTCCAGCCGTCGTAGGTAGCTGGTCGGGCTGTAATAGCTGATCGCCGAATTACCATAAACAGGGCTGAACGCGTCGATCGGTTGCAGCGATCCGCTAGTCCAGTCCACTACGGTTTTACGTCGCTGATAATCCGCCCCCATCAATACGGTCTGCTTGATTGCGCCGGTAAAAAACTCCGCCTGTAGCATGTTGTCGATGATGAACGCATGCAGCTTCTCGTCCCCTCCGGAGTAGTAGCGGTTCAGCTCGTTGCCGGTCGGCGTGCTCCAGCCATAGGCGTAGACCTGATCCAGCCGCACCTTGGAGTCCAGATAGCGAAAGTTCTGCCGCGCAGTGAAGACATCATTGAAGCGATGTTCAAATTGATAGCCAAACGACTGCTGATCACGCTTGTAGCCGTCGAGCCCAGGTTCACCTTCGAAGAAATGGCTGGAGATTCGCTGGCCGTTACGCTGATGCAACGCACCATCTGCCGGCATGCCCCCGTGATAACCCCCATCAGGGTCGTGCTGGAGGTACGCTTGGAGTACAAGCGACGTATCATCGGTGAAGTCGATGCTCACGGTCGGTGCCAGTGCAAAGCGCTTTTCTTTGGCGTGGTCAAACTGGGTGTCGGACTTATCCGTCAAACCTGTCAGTCGGTAGGCAATCCGCTTGTCGTCATCCACAGGCCCACTGAAGTCAAACCCCATGCCTCGTTGCCCGTTGCTTCCTACAGTCGCTTGTACTTGATGATAGGGCTCGAACAACGGCTTCTTACTGGTCAGTGCCACCAGCCCGCCCGGCGAACTGCGCCCGTACAGCACCGAAGACGGGCCCTTGAGAATATCCACCCGCTCGAGGAAATACGGATCAACCTGCATCGTGCTGTAGGTGCCGCTGTCGCCCATGGACTTGAGCCCGTCCAGGTAAATGTTGTCTACCGAGCCGTCGTTGAAGCCGCGCATTGCCACGTAGTCGTACCGGTGTGTCGCCCCATAGGGGTTGGTCAATACGCCTGGTGTGTAACGCATGGCCTGGGCTACCGTCTGGGAGCCCTGGTCGTCCATCTGCTCGCGCGTGACCACCGAGACGGTTTGCGAGGTCTCGAGCAAAGCGGCGCTGGTTTTGGTCGCAATCTGGCTGTGAGTCGCGTTGTAGCCTTCCATGCTGCCCAGGGCATTACCCAGCGCAAAGCCCTTGATGTCGGTGGTTGGCAGGGTAAGTGCGCTATCTTCCGGCGTCACTTGCACTGTGAAGCTGACGTCATCCTCGGAAACCGCCTGCAACCCAGAACCACGGAGCAAAAGATTCAGGCCGTCTCTGGCCGAATAGTCGCCGCGCAGTCCTGCCGAATGCAGGCCCTGGGTGTGCGCAGGTGTGCTGGAAAGCATGATGCCGGCCTGTCGGGCAAACTGATTCAGCACCTCGGTCAGTGGGCCTGCGGAGATCTCATAGCGTTGATGGGGGCGTTCGGCACTCGCGTCTGCGGCCATGGCAGTGAAGGGCAATACGTGTAGGCCCATCGCTGTCGATAGCAGCGCCACACGTACGGCTTTACTCAGCAATGAATAGGAAGAATTACAGGGAAAACGCACAGTCATGGTCAAGATCCGTAGAGGCCGTTGAGGGCAGATTGAAAGGCTTACTGTCTAAGCCGGACTCACGGAAAAAAGCCGCCAAAAAAACCTTGAAGTTCAGGCTGATCGATCCAGGCTCACCCACCAGCGGGTGCGGTAGCGCAATTGAACCGGCAGCGTTTGCGGCAGGATCGCCAACAATTTATCGGTGTCCTCTAAACGGAAAACGCCCGATAGCCGCAAATCGGCGATGTCTGCCGAGCAACCCAGGTAGCCATGACGATAACGCCCGACTTCTGCCAGGAAAGCGTCGAGGCGCATGCTGCGTGTCACGATAAGTCCATCGGCCCAGGCGCCAATGTCCATGTCCAAAGGCGCGGCGGGGATAGCTTCGGTCTGACGCACGAGGTAGCTTTCTCCTGCGTGCACCTGGGTCGACAGCCCTTTTGCCCCATGTGGTGAATGAATGACCACATTGCCGCTGACCACGCTCAACCGCGTGCAGGCACTGTCCTGTCGAACGGCGAAGCGGCCGTCGATGCCTTCGAACAAGCCATGCCGCGTTTGCACCAGCAAAGGCGTCGACCGAACTGCGCCGCACGTCACCAGGGCCTCCCCACGTACCAGCGTGATCAATCGCTGCTGCGGGTTGAAATGCAGGTCCACGGCGCTGTCGGTATTGAGTTGCAAGCGAGTCCCGTCGGGCAATTGCACGCTACGGCGTTCGCCGGTGGCAGTCGCGAGGTCGCAGGTCCAGCGTTGCCAGCCCGTCAGATCCCGGCTTACCCACGCCGCCGTACCCACCAGCAGCACGCCAGACAACACCTTCAGCGCCTGCCGTCGGCCCAAGCCCTGTGCGCTGTTTTCCAGCGCCGCATGCGCCCCTGGAATCGCCGCCAGTTGGCCACTCAATTCCTGCTGCAACGCCTGCACCCGCTGCCAGGCCAACTCATGGTCGCCGTGGGCCTCACGCCAGTCTGCACATTGCGCGCGCAGCTTTGGATTGGCGCGGTTGTTGCGCAAGCGCAGCGACCAGTTGATGGCTTGCTTGACCGCCTCGGGACTGGGGCTTGGGCGCACCGCGTTGTTCATCGGCGTCATGTTTCATACCGCAGCACATAGCAGTGGTACAGCGCCTGCGCAACGTAACGCTCGACGGACCGCAGCGACACGCCCATCTGCTGCGCGATCTGCTTGTAAGTCAGTCCATCGCACTGCGCCAGCAGAAATGCCTTGCGTACCTTTGGCTTCAGTCCTTCAAGCAGTCGAGCAACTTCTTCCAACAACTCCAGCACCAGCGCACGGGCTTCAGCGCTGGGCGCTAATCCCTCGGGCAGATGGGCGATGGACTCAAGGTAAGCCCGTTCGATTTCTTCGCGGCGCCAGTGATCAATCACCAGGCCGCGGGCGATGGTGCGTAAAAACGCACGCGGCGTCTTGAGTTCAAAACGCTCGGTCTTCTGCAGCAGACGCACAAAGGTGTCCTGCGCCAGGTCGGCAGCATCCGCGGCATTGCCCAAACGCCCGCGCAGCCAGGTGTTCAGCCAGTTGTGATGGGTGCGGTAAAGCGTCTGCACGACACTTTCACACGGGATGTACTCGGAGGATGCCATTCACACGGGCTCGGCCAAACGTTACAAATGATAATTAGTCGCATTGTTTGGGAGGCTGAAAAAATTTGCAACTCTGATCCCTGTACGGCAACCGCCTGTCGGTTTCC
Proteins encoded in this region:
- a CDS encoding TonB-dependent siderophore receptor codes for the protein MTVRFPCNSSYSLLSKAVRVALLSTAMGLHVLPFTAMAADASAERPHQRYEISAGPLTEVLNQFARQAGIMLSSTPAHTQGLHSAGLRGDYSARDGLNLLLRGSGLQAVSEDDVSFTVQVTPEDSALTLPTTDIKGFALGNALGSMEGYNATHSQIATKTSAALLETSQTVSVVTREQMDDQGSQTVAQAMRYTPGVLTNPYGATHRYDYVAMRGFNDGSVDNIYLDGLKSMGDSGTYSTMQVDPYFLERVDILKGPSSVLYGRSSPGGLVALTSKKPLFEPYHQVQATVGSNGQRGMGFDFSGPVDDDKRIAYRLTGLTDKSDTQFDHAKEKRFALAPTVSIDFTDDTSLVLQAYLQHDPDGGYHGGMPADGALHQRNGQRISSHFFEGEPGLDGYKRDQQSFGYQFEHRFNDVFTARQNFRYLDSKVRLDQVYAYGWSTPTGNELNRYYSGGDEKLHAFIIDNMLQAEFFTGAIKQTVLMGADYQRRKTVVDWTSGSLQPIDAFSPVYGNSAISYYSPTSYLRRLEQTGVYLQDLVEMDKWRFSLGLRQDWVETSDENRVAETGRPAGTQISDKRTKLTGRAGALYLFDNGLAPYVSYSESFNPNSYSDSTGNPLAPTDGTQWEVGLKYQPPGTDNLFTASWFRIDQENLATKLPQENFYRAVGAVRSQGLELEAHMQVSENLKLLGSYTFTDIKYTKSMVSTLSTADNLIENEGNSPTQAPRHMASVWADYAFNSGALDGLRLGGGLRYVGYSWADAENTMKVPSYTLLDASVGYDLGKIGLKGVDVRINANNLTNETYVASCASLNFCYLGEERNVSATVSYQF
- a CDS encoding sigma-70 family RNA polymerase sigma factor; protein product: MASSEYIPCESVVQTLYRTHHNWLNTWLRGRLGNAADAADLAQDTFVRLLQKTERFELKTPRAFLRTIARGLVIDHWRREEIERAYLESIAHLPEGLAPSAEARALVLELLEEVARLLEGLKPKVRKAFLLAQCDGLTYKQIAQQMGVSLRSVERYVAQALYHCYVLRYET
- a CDS encoding FecR domain-containing protein, which translates into the protein MTPMNNAVRPSPSPEAVKQAINWSLRLRNNRANPKLRAQCADWREAHGDHELAWQRVQALQQELSGQLAAIPGAHAALENSAQGLGRRQALKVLSGVLLVGTAAWVSRDLTGWQRWTCDLATATGERRSVQLPDGTRLQLNTDSAVDLHFNPQQRLITLVRGEALVTCGAVRSTPLLVQTRHGLFEGIDGRFAVRQDSACTRLSVVSGNVVIHSPHGAKGLSTQVHAGESYLVRQTEAIPAAPLDMDIGAWADGLIVTRSMRLDAFLAEVGRYRHGYLGCSADIADLRLSGVFRLEDTDKLLAILPQTLPVQLRYRTRWWVSLDRSA